In Comamonas koreensis, the genomic stretch CGCAGCCCGAGGCGCCCAGCAGCACGACGAACTCGCCCTTTTCAATCTCCAGATCGACGCGCTCGAGCGCCTTGAAATCCCCGTAGTGCTTGGCGATCCCCTGGATGGAGATCATCGGGCCTTTGTGTTGCGCGTTCATTGTTTCCACCTCAGTACCCAGTTTTCAATCAGTCGGAAGAAAAAGTCGGTGATCAGCACCGTGGTGCTGATGAGCACCATGCCCAGCACGACCACCTCGGTCTGGAAGAACTCCTTGCCATTCATGATGAGAAAGCCCAGGCCTTCGCGCGCGGCGACCAGCTCAGCGGCGATCACGCAGGTCCAGGCCAGGCCCAGGATCACCTTGAAGCCGCTCAGGATCTGCGACAGGCTGCCCGGCAGGATCACCTCCTTCATCACCTGCCAGCGGTTGGCGCCCAGGTTTTGCGCGGCGCGCACCAGGAGCGGATCGACATTGCGCGTGGCCTCTATCACATAGACCATCGCTGGCGCAAAGCAGCCCATGAAGACGATGCTGTACTTCTGCGTCTCGGTGATGCCGAACCACAAGAGGGACAGCGGAATCCAGCTCATCGACGGCAGCGGGCGCAGAAACGACAGGATGGGGTCAAAGGCCGCCCGGGCGTACGACGAGGTGCCCAGAAAAATGCCCAGCGGAATGGCGACGGCGGTGGCCGCCAAAAAGCCGATCATCACCCGGCGCGCAGACGCCAGGATGTGGGGCCAGAAGGTGCCATCGCCCAGCATGGCGGCGGCCTTGCCCAGCGCGGCGCTGGGCGGGGGCAGAAAGATGGGGTCGACCAGGCCTGCGCGGCACACGGCCTCCCAGACGGCGATGAACAGCAGCACGGAGGCTGCACTGGTGGCGGCCAGCGCCATGGAAGAAGGGGGTTTGGCGATCACGGGGTGTGCTCCGGCCTTCAGACAAAGGAGGCATCAATCCAGTCTTTGACGACCGGGGCCTTGTCAATCTGCTTGTGCTTGACCAGCATCTCGGCGAGCTTTTGCAGGCCTTGCACAAACTCGCCCGTCAGCAGCTCCTTTTGCTGGGCCTGTGGGTACCAGTCCGAGCCGGTGACGGCCGACATCTGCTCCTTCATGGTGAGGCCGGTGAACTTGAGCAGCGCCTGCGAGGCCTTCTCGGGCTGCTCGCGCAGCAGATCGCTGGCCTTGAAGTAGGCCGACAGGTAGCGCTTGACCAGCTCACTGTTCTTGGCGGCAAACTCGCGGCGCACCAGCAGTACATCGGGGCCGGGCGTGACCTTGAAGGACTTGTAGAGGCTGAACTGCGAGTCATCGGCCAAGAGTTTGACGCCGGGCTCGCGCAGGATGTTGTCAAAGTGCGGGGTCCAGGCAGCGGCCGCATCGATCTGGCCGGTCTTGATCGCGCCATGCAGCTCCGGGCCGGGGATGTTGAGCACATCGGCCCCGCCCGGTTTGATGCCCGCCTGCTCCAGCACATCGAGCACCAGCAGGTGGGTGCTGGATGCAAAGGTCACGCCGATCTTCTTGCCTTTGAGATCGGCCACGGAGTCGATGCCTTTGCGGGCGACCAGGCCTTCGACGCGGCCAAAGTTTTCCGGAATCGCAATGATCGCGAACTGCTTGGCGCCGCGCGACATCAGCGCCAATGCCGAGACAATGCCGGCGCAGCCGATATCGACGCCGCCGGACATGAAGGCGCTCATGCGGGCCGACGAGGTGGCAAAGGACTGCCAGTCCTGCGTGATGCCCACCTCCTTCAAATAGCCCTCGGCCATCGCCAGGTGGGCGGGGTAGTGGCCCAGCCAGGGTGAGCCCCCGTATTTGACGGTCGCATCGGCCGCCCAGCTGGGCAGCGACAGCGCACTGGCCAATGAGGCGGCGGCGCTTTGTTGGATAAAAGAACGGCGGTTGAGGGTCATATGTGTCTCCTTGGATTTCCTGTTTTTTAAAGAGCTGGCCAATCGCTGGACAAGACACT encodes the following:
- a CDS encoding ABC transporter permease; translation: MALAATSAASVLLFIAVWEAVCRAGLVDPIFLPPPSAALGKAAAMLGDGTFWPHILASARRVMIGFLAATAVAIPLGIFLGTSSYARAAFDPILSFLRPLPSMSWIPLSLLWFGITETQKYSIVFMGCFAPAMVYVIEATRNVDPLLVRAAQNLGANRWQVMKEVILPGSLSQILSGFKVILGLAWTCVIAAELVAAREGLGFLIMNGKEFFQTEVVVLGMVLISTTVLITDFFFRLIENWVLRWKQ
- a CDS encoding ABC transporter substrate-binding protein, coding for MTLNRRSFIQQSAAASLASALSLPSWAADATVKYGGSPWLGHYPAHLAMAEGYLKEVGITQDWQSFATSSARMSAFMSGGVDIGCAGIVSALALMSRGAKQFAIIAIPENFGRVEGLVARKGIDSVADLKGKKIGVTFASSTHLLVLDVLEQAGIKPGGADVLNIPGPELHGAIKTGQIDAAAAWTPHFDNILREPGVKLLADDSQFSLYKSFKVTPGPDVLLVRREFAAKNSELVKRYLSAYFKASDLLREQPEKASQALLKFTGLTMKEQMSAVTGSDWYPQAQQKELLTGEFVQGLQKLAEMLVKHKQIDKAPVVKDWIDASFV